GGTCAAGGACCCCCAAATCTGGCCCTATGAGTGGGAGACTTGGACCTATTGTACTATAGTATAGCTGATGTAGCAGTCTAATCGTAATATCAATTAGCAGCCTGGGGGTCCTGTCTTTTCCTTGGACCGTAGAGCGATTAGTTCGATACAGTACaacttgtctttttttttttcttttttttttttttttttttttgtagctgTACATCATGTAGTCCTACGTGTAACTAGGGGGGCTATCAACAACTTAGTTGTTGATTTTTGGGTATGCCTCCACACTTTTGTTAGGAAATTTGTCATGAACAATAGTCCCTggtagtatatatattttgatgctGCTATGATATTATGAAAATACTCCTTCATGTATGCCTTAATTCTTTTAGTCTTTAATTATTGTTGGGTGTATTTATTTAGTTCACGTTTCCCTTATTTTACCAAAACGAGGGCGTGACACCTTAGGAAATAAATTTAtaagcccaatcatctctaaataaTAAGCCACTTAGGAAACATATTTTTTTGGCCCATGctttatcaaataaaataatctaaataaataaatgcataaccaaggcaaaaaaagaaaatggccaatttacatcagctcaaagagGGACCTAGAGGGAAAAATCCAATTAGCTTCAAATAAGTTAATGACAATATCACATGACACTAtttttaatcacaattgattccactaaacaaatgtgactacactctaatatgtattttcaaattaatgaatcaatcacagtgacatacttatttattacatattatcCATCCATAGAATCATTCTGTAGTTGAAGCAAAGTCAATACGCTGTAACTTTGTTTACTACCTATTTTCCTTGATAaactgatttaattacatgatatatcatttttgtacccTGTGAGATTTCATCTCACCCTGCATAAAACAAATTTTCTGTAAATACCATTAAAACACTTAGTCCTGAGCGTTAGGataatcattcccattaaatctaTATCAAAGAgaatattccttatcgcttCATTTCAcgacaaaggatttggattccttcttgaggAAAATGTTCCCACAATGTTACATTGGATCACCCAATGCACAGATATGTTGACCATAGATTTGATCTCACTCTCATACATCAAAGTTAGCTATACTTTACATTTGAGTTCACAATCTTttcaggatttagagtaactatTATAAGTCTGCGTGCACGTATATCATTCTTTATCACAGTATTGAAAGAATGATAACTCACATAATCATTTCggtgcatggcactaccttgACTTTACACCAACACATCAATTTAAAGCCTTTTTTTGCTTCTcataatcaagatagatcattaaggttgacatgttatagtctagatgaATTTCCTGATTCCATTTACGACTACTATCAATCTTTTATAAGTTACAAAGACTTATGACTAAGATCTTCTATATGATAATCCCATTACTCACATCAtaatcaaatacaatgtaacttaagGACCTTGCacgtatataatatgaaaatattcaaacatatatgtacatgtataaAAATAATGTATATGCCCAATgctcaatattatacaattatagaaaaaCATCATCAATGCAATTGATGTTTTGGACACCAGTCCCAACAATCCTTAGGGTTACAAATTCAATATTGAGGACTTAACGATCTTCGTGTCTCTCCACCttgaatttgtgtttttattggcATTGCATTCTAGGACATGATAGTATGCATTAAGATTccacatatttttttcttagccTTTTGGCTTTGTATGTCTCTTTCTAGTTGATGTTTGATCTTTGATGAGCATTCATTCAATTTTAAAACATGTTTCTTGTGTTCTTATTCATTGCTCATCTCATTTACTAGCATTTCTTCCTAGTATTGGTGAGTGAGAATGGGTTTGAAAAGTTGTCTTGACCTAAGTATGTGGTTAGTTGTCCACACATGTGCACACCTATGGAGTGTGCATCACCTTTACTCAGGTgattagatttatttatttttaagtgcaTTGTGTTGTATTTTTGCATGCCTATAGTTTTGTTAATACTTCATTCATATCGAGTGCATGCTCATTTATctcattgttttttatttttgaaatttagatGAATTTAGGATTATTCATTTTCAATATTGGGGATTTTTGGTTTGTGTAGTTATAATGCATGTTTTTGTTACTTGGGCATTTATAGCGTCTTGTGCATCCCTCTGCCATGTTCTTCAGCCAtaggtttttatttatctaaaTGTATTGACTTCTTATGCTTTTTGGACTATCTCGGCCTTTAACTCTGTTTGCATTGTAAGGATGTTTTCCTTGTCACTTGAGGCTTGCATccattttgttttccttttggaGCATTGTTCATGCATTTGTTTGCATTATAGCTTATTGGGAGATTGTTTGTATTTTGTGTTCATAGTGCATTTCACTTATGTTCATTTACCGCCATGCATTATGCTTTGGTCTTTTCTAGCTCCCTCTAAGATGATTCTCATGAGGATGCTGGAGAGATTGCTTGAGTTCCTTTCATGTCCTTTTTGAcaacaaggaagaaaatgtggACAGAAGTTTAAGAGACCTGCTAGGGAGTTATGCCCATGTTAAGGAGTTTCCCAATGTGTTTCTTGTTTTGAAGTTTCACATCGTTTATTTTGTTGTGAtgttctctttatatatatattgtattcaCTTACCTCTGTTTGATGAGATGTATTGTGATtttgtaagttttcttttaCCTCCATGAAATGTACCTTCTGAGGAAGCAAACAATGCTGCTTAAGTTCCTCCCTTTGTCATTTATGATAAAAAGGGGAAGAATGTGGTTAGCAGCTCAGGACACCTGCTATAGAGAGGCTACTCTTAAGGAAGAGTTTACATAGAGCAGTTTTGCTAGTAATGTATCTTATATATCTCATGTATTCTTTGACTTGCTTTCTAGGATATGGTGATACAATTTGTTTCTATGACACACTTGTATGATTACTTTTGTTGCTTCATTTATTATGAATGTTTGTACTTGTGTCCTCTTTGTTGATGAATTGTTGAAATGGGAAGAATGTTATAGAGGGGAAACTTTtatatgtgttttattttatgtctttttatCTTTCGTAACGAAAACGGGGAGATTATGGGGACGTTATCTACAGAttaaaattattcatttatGGTGTATCTATTTGTGAATGATATGATCATTCGTTTTTGTTTTCCATGTGTTTAATGAGTTTGCTCAATGTCTCAAGATATTAGATACATTGCATATTTGATCTACCTGAGTCTAGTAGTGGTTTGTTAGACTAAGGTGGGATTGTAAATGTATGTTTTTTTCCTGTAATTTTGTTGTATCTCTAATGTATTTGAGTTTTGTCAACAAATTGCTAAAGAGGGAGATTGTTAGGTTTTAGATTTTGGTCTTATTCGATGTTCAAAACTTTGGTTGTAAAACTTCTTCGTCACCTAAGTGTTTTGGTGTGAAAAGTTGAGTCTTTGTGTGTTCGAGAGAGATCCGGAATCTAGACATCACTTGGGGATCATTTGGAAGTCGTGATATCATCTAGGACAATTCTTGGCATCACATGGGCATCGTGACGTGCTTTGCACACGATTAGGCCGAGAGTTTTTGCCTCGGGGCATCACAACGCACCTACGCATCTGCATAATCTTATGAGCCATTTTTTATATAGAAAACGTTTGAATTGAAAATATCCGGTGAAACACAAAGTTGTATATCTTGGAATAAAATTTCCAACGCCGCTTAGTTTTCCTCAATTGAAGTTTTAAATCAAAAGTTGTGGTCAAGATATCTTGActggtttgttttctttttggaattcCAGCTTTACCCATTCTGCTTCTTGATATTTTGGTTGAGAGTCATTGATGCTTCCCCCCACTTAATGTTTTTAAAATGCTTTTGAAGTCTTCCTTGCTTCAACATTATTAACTCAAGTGATGTTTTCCTAAAAAACTTAAAGCTTTCTACCGATTGGGGCTTTGTTCTTGATTTTGTTCAAACCACACCATACACAACTGTGATCTACCAAAAAGTCTACTGAAGAATCGGTGAGGAAAGGCACTTGAAAAATATTGGCTAGCTCGGTGGAAAACAGGAAGCTTGTTGTCATACAGAGTCTAGGAGTTACAAAAGCGTTGTAAGTTTTCTTGTTTATGTATTTTGGATCTTCTTTATTATAGTGATTTTTCAGGTTTGACTGCCTTAGAGTgattttttcctttgatttgtTCAAAGGGTTTTACccttcgtcaacaaaatcttGTGTTGTGGATGTGCGATTGATTTTTTGGTTGTAATGTTTATGTGCCTTatgtttcaattattttatcttGTGATAATTATTACTTATGGTGACTTGAATTATTATCACTcattaaatttaatttgataTACATTTATTGATATTGTTGCATTTGTGGTTGTGGTTGATTTTGGATTGGAACTCAATCTTTAgttcctatcaaaattcttctCAGGATTGAGACTTAATGCTATAAGTCGTCGTGAGTTTAAGTTATTCAGTAGACAGTAGTTTATAGAATAACAACCCACATGGTTCAATTCAGTGTATTTTAAACACACCATCATACCAATCAGAAGTCCCCACTTCTATAATCAAGGTAGATCATCATGATCGATATGTTATACCGACTATGAAATACGGTTTATAAGTCACAagaaattgtgatttaaatctataaaaatagtgcatatatgatatatatgctctAGCTTGAGGGAGAGTCTTATAAGAGTTTGTTAAGGTTTAGAGTATGTGAGTATTTAGTAATTGTAATTTTCTCAACTTATATAATAATGTGAAGCTAGGTGAAAGTAGCGAGCCTCTACCTTTTATCTAAACATTTCATGCAAACTACAACAAATGTTCTGTGCATTAATGTCAGTAACACACCGAAATGATATACAATACAACTTAAAGACtatatttatctaataaatatgTAATGCCCAATGTtgtttttaatctcaaaaagcaaacaatttatttagaccaaatttcatttaatataatttaaatttttgaggCACTATCCTTAAATACAGTAGTTTTGGGAGGAGAGTTCACTCACCCATCCCAGTTAATCCGCAGTGCCTAGAAGTTTATGGAGGATTTTAATGTAGCATTACAAAAGGTATAGACTAATGGGGAGCAAGATTGAACTACATAAGTTCCACAGTAGATGGTTCCACTTTGTGACGTTCTTAAAGTAAATTGGGATGCAACGATTGACAAACCAAGGAAGATGATGGGTGTGTGGGTTATTGTTAGAGATAAAGAGGGGAACGTGTTAGCATCCATGTGTTTCTTAAAACAATTCATAGTTGACCCAACAGTTGTGAAAGCATATACAACTTGGAAGGCAGTGGAATTTAGCAGAGACTTGGGTATGTTGAATATAATATTGGAGGGAGATGCGATGGAGATGGTAAATTTTTGACAAATGGAATGACAATCTTGAAGTCGATACGACTAATTGATCAAGGATGCAAAGATGTTACTTCattgttttagattttagagCATGGGGCACGTCAAGGGTGATGCAAATATGGCTACTTATATACTAACTAGCGATGGGGCAATTCAGCAATCTCTATGCCCAACTTTTATTCATGATATTATATGTGCTAAAAAAGctttattattttgatattaatgaaccaaaaaaaaaaaaaaaaagtgcatgcTCTCTCATCTCTTTTAATTTACTATGagattagtaaaaaaaaagtaaaaacactaaaatttaaCTATAGCCATGTGAGCAAAAGAAGTTAAGCGGGGTTGATTttcaaatgaatgaaaaagaaTATTAGGCAGATTAAACAAAGCAAATGAGACCAAAATGTGAGTCAAACATAATCATACCACGTGTTCCTCGTTATTATAGTGTGCCCCTATTGCTTGTGCTTTacacaaacctttttttttttgtctaatttcttatttattttcaacacaaaaacaaatcttttttttgtctttttaataattgaaaaaggGCCACGAAATGAAAAGACAAATGAACAACGTGTGTAAAGAGAAAAGACACCGGGTCCCACCCTCTACTGTCTGCACTCACTCTCAGTACAGTGACATTCTCCGTGCCCTACTGCATGCCTTCTTCTGTAGTCTATCATTTTCTCCACTTTGCccccaaaagtttttttttttatccattcttttatctttttttttttatatgaggAAAATGGCAAATAAatatcttcatttcttcctGCAATGGGAGCAAGCTGTGTTCAATCATCATTGTGGGGGTGGGGCAACTCACATGGGGTAACCTGCCAAAATAATTTTCACCCTGGCTGCCACTCATCATCCACTGCAATTTCttttaagaaattattaataattctaaaattttaaatttgtgaatttaaaaccttttttttttttttttgtcttaacaTCTTAAAAAATGATACTTATTAATAAGTGGGCATATTATCGATGTAGTGAAcaaaatgttttcttttcattttttttattatttattttttattttttaattttcaaagagGCGCTTATTCTtcaataaatcaaaatataatttttggccgaaagcttttttgttttttttttttttacaacataacaAAAATAGCTATTGAATTTTTGGGGCCTAATGTGAGTCACATAAATTTAAAGgtagatttgaaaatgagatgtacaataaatatatataaaaaatataaaaatattatttctcatgaaaatatacttaatttttattaataacatatcacatttttaatagataatgtcatttatttcgtttgatgaaaaaagacattaattcaaataatttaaaattttataattttaaaaaaaaattaagaaatactTATCCCTTATCTACTACACGTCTGCATTTTAAGGCTTATTTTAAGCTCATAAAATTCtaacttttaatttaaaaagtatttgaTGTGATACgggggtgaaaaaaaaaatatatatttttaaagatgctttgtgtttgaatttttttattaatattttacttttttaaaaaaaaaattaaccaagaGACCCTTATCTCCTTTTGAAAGATAGCCAATAAAGACTTGACGTTagccaaaagaaaaaggtagCCAATCAAAACAACAAACGTGGCTACATTTTTGGGTGTTACCGTGTTAGGTACTAGGTAGCTCAATAAAATTTGTCGAGGCCGCGGGGTCATGTCAACATCGAGGTTCGTATCCGAAGGAAACGGAAGAGAAGAATGGCACGGCACCTtctgaaaatatataaattacagTAATTTTTAATGCCACTCAAAAGGTATAATTTTTCACCATCTTAATTATATGGTAAGATGGTCcgtcattattttttaaagttttttattttttaaaaataaattaaggtggaggaccaccttaccacatagacaaagtagtaaaaagttatatatttaggtAGTAGTGAATCCTTACTCTATAAATTATCCTctcattttcactttttcatttttgaattaatatttagttatttttattttttttgtcttaaattATAGTACATGCAAAAAGATATTAGCCTAAGCACAACTATCCACTATTTACATATGCAAATGTGATTAACAAAAATTactaatcttttatatatatatatatatggtgtaaagttttcatgaaaagaaaagatcCTGATATTAGTTTTATTAGATAATCTGATTAGCATTCATGTAGAGGCAAATTGAGTAGAGTCCATCTGTAATTTATATCTTCCAACAAcctttttccattaatttactTCAAGAATCTCAATTTTGCTTAACGTATTAAAAGTGTATGCCCCATTCATACAATCGAAGAGCAACTCAAGGGAGAAGGAATCTTCCATTggaggttttctttttcttgctaAAACGGAATACCAAGGATATAAGATGTTGGAACATCTCCAGCAATAACAgctagaaaaaatataattatctattttagctattattttttatatgttctCTTTAACATACTCTCTATTATACTTtttacttgcatttaaatattatttcgtgtggaaaaaaatgtgaaagaaatagggagacagagagagaaaaaaagaaggaaagggagagagaaaataataaaaaattgtttatagtgtgaatagttaaaataggcaaaatagattttttcattttagtgtgaatagcaaaaaaaaaaatttttttcattccggtgtgaatagtaaatatcTGACTATCATTTTAAATTCATTTTGCCTATTCTGCTTGAGAtgaaaaataattcataataGTCAAAATCTTATTCTGTTGGAGATCCTCCATATAGTAATACATTTTTCAGCTATTTAATGTTagctaaaaatgaaaaataaatggtatttttgttaattgtttatatatatatatgatatcaaGTTTAAAGATGTTTTTGATATATCCACagattgagaaaatatttataagaatacgcttaaaacaaattatttggTTAACTTTTAGAAAGAACACGCAAAAAAGCTTTTGATGGGTGCGGCCTTTTCTAGTGAAGGAGAGGGTAAAGGTGGTCGTGCAGCCGcctataatttataaataataatttatctctATACTTGAAAAACTATAAGCATcttgtttttgaaaataaatataaaaaaatattcttatgaGAATGTGtgaacttattttttaaatgataaatgCGTAGTAAGTCTGAGTGGTTGCACCTATTTGCAATTAACTCATTGGCATTACTGTtaaatattatgtcaatatcAATCATTTTATGACAGGTGTTaccaacaataaaagaaaaaatcatataaaatatttaatttttttttaaaaaaaaagaaaaagaaaagagttgatGGCGGTAGTCGAGTCATCCCTAACCATACGAGGAAACTACACCCAATGGCTAGGAGTGGTTTCCGCCACCGTCATTCGCTAGTAAACTTGTACTGCCACATCCCAacttttttttgacaaaaaaaaaaaaattattcataaaatgtttATCCTTACACGAGAGAAATTAAGCATATGATATTCATATAAGGtgtgaaaagtgttttttatatatatatttttcatttttattttttattaaatactttgaaaaaaaaaattgtttgttagtATGTTTTGAGAgatattttttctgtttttgattGAAAAAGTGAGTGTTATGATTtaggtctgtttgggtttgtgatttcaaaaaatgcgatttaaaataacgattttaaaatatgcgatttgaaaaaagtgatttttaaaaacgcagttaagcgtttggcaaaatcgcactttatcctttaaaatcgcgaatttatctttaaaattctgcgtttttaaaaaaataccatcttatctgcgatttgaaaaatcagattttctgcgttttcaaatcgcaatttttaaaaacgcagttcccaaacgatctatgttctgcgatttggtttaaaatcgtacttattgtctacgaaattgcaatcccaaacgcactcttaacataaaagtaaaagtaattttctatttttttttttttttatgagtgttgaattgtttgttattatttttatagaaataaaggaaaaaaaaattaaaaaaaaaaaaaaaaaagcggtgtatttttattaaagaaaaattaacttcctcttaaaagttaaaactgtTGCCAGCGAGATGAAAGGAACGTGTTACGTGTCCAAGAATTAATTTCGTTTTAAGTCGAGGCGTGAGAACCGAGAACTTAGCAGCCCAAAGAAACTCATGATTGCCTAAACaagaagtaattaattaattactatttcatttacttttttcactaaatataacaaaattttaacccattcttttctgtttttggtaagaaaaattaaaatccacCCAATATAAACTACTTAACAGCCCCACCCCCAAACAAAAAGCGCACAAAACCAtcttaaaattactttttcaccCACATATTCACTTTACCCTAAATTGGGgaacactctttttttttttttttttcccaacccCAATTAGTAAACAAAACCTCAACCAAAACCCAATTacataaattataaaatctcacaagaaaaataaaaaaaaaaattgtcggGTTCAAGttatataaaaacatatatataaaattatatagatcaACTATAaccttaatcatttaattaaacagattaaaCTCTTCAACTCTAATTCTTTAATTATGTATTGAATTTGTGTCGTGTTTGTAGATCATGTCAAAAATCATATATTATTATATCTTCTTGTGTTAGGTTCGGATCGTACTGAAATATACgtataaaacaatataaattattaaaatttaacttATTTACTTAAACGAATTAAACTCtttaaactaatattttaattatgtattgaATTTGTGTCGTGTTTGTAGATCATGTCAAAAATCATATATTATTATATCTTCTTGTGTTAGGTTCGGATCGTACTGAAATATACgtataaaacaatataaattattaaaatttaacttATTTACTTAAACGAATTAAACTCtttaaactaatattttaatttcatattgaatTTTTATCCGATTTTCTATTAGTTTCAAAATTTGTCGGCTACTCCGAGTAAACTTTCGAGGAAGGTACAAGTTTCAACCTGCAACCGTTGTCTCCCCTTCATCTCACACGCGCCCCACTCCCCCCGCTCCAACCGCGTTCTCAATtactctttttttgttttttttttttttttttaaaccttttttttctctcttttctgtcTAATTTTCTAGGGTTGGAAATTTGGaaataagaacaaataaaataatataaaatagaagcGCACAGACACACAGTGGGACACATAGAGACGGCCATCGACACAAACGCAATGTATAAAGATGGATGTAAATTCCAAGTTCTTTCCTACAAGCATGCGATGCTAATAATTACCGTTGAAAAGATTGTGAAAACCTGAGCAAATTCTCTCATAcaattttcttgtttctgatTTCTCTCGAAAACCGATTCCAAGTTTTCCGAAATCCCCAACCAAACAAGCCATGCCGACGCTTCCGTGGAAGAAGAAGCACACGGGGACGCGGATATCGCGCATCGTGGCGGATCTCCAGACTCCGCCGAAGCGCGGCGGGTCGCTCGTGGTGGCGACGGGCTTCCCCACGTCCCTCATCGACCTCTTCGTCAAGAACCGCGACCgcttgaagaagaagagcgCGAAGATCAACAAGTCCAACAAAGCCCACCTCCAGATCCAACCCACTTCCCCACCTCCACCGCCGACATCGGTACCCGACTCTTCGACGGTTTCTGAGTCTTCTACTTTTGACGGCGACGATGATCCCACGCCGTTGAATGAGATTAAAGAAGTTTTGCACGACAGAGATGAAGGTGCCGAGTCTCTGTGCGCGGATCGTCGTGATCCGCCGCGAGCGGTTTACACGGTGGTTTTGAAGGTGTTTGTGGCGGTGCTGGTATTGGCCATGAGCACCAAAAGGCTTGCCGTTGGTATTACCATGTCTGCGTTTCTGCTTATTTTTGCCGACTATGTGTGGAAGCGCTCCGTTTGTTTCTTGGGACCGTTTGGTACTGCCAGAGCGGCCTTGGAGTGTTTGCTCCAAAAGGTGTCGCAAATTGTGCGGATCGAAAATGGTTTGCTGGTATTGAAGAGTGGGACGGCTTGTGAAGGTTTGGTTGCAGGGGAAGAGATTCAGATTGTAGAACCCAATTGTGATGCGAAAGAAGAGCAGCGTGTGGGGGAGACTGTTAGTATGGGACCGGAGCTTGAATTGCTTACCCGTGATAAGAGATGGGGTTGTTTGGATAACGAGAAAAAGGCCATGGATTTGGAGGAAGAGATTTATGGAGGCCCTGTTTTGGTACGTGGGGATCTGCGTAGCCGGAGCGCTAAAGTAAAAGCAAAGATTATAAAGAAACTGTTGCCGAAGAAGTTGCGTAATTCGAAGAAGGATAAAAAGAGTAGGGGGATCAAGGAGGGGGATTCGAGCAGCGAGGTGTCTAGTATATTGGGGGATGATATATTGGGGAGATTTGACGAGCAAGATGATCAGCAAGAACGAGAAAGCGAACATAGATCGTCGATGTTGTCGCTTTTACCAGAAGAAAGGTGTGAAAAACAAGTTCTTGATGATGGAAATCCCAGTTTGAATGAATTATCACCGACTAAGAGGGATGGGAGAGAAAGGGAAGGAAGAAATTGGTGGTATTTATCTCTCTTTGTAATTGTTCTTGCTGGACTTGCAGGAGGTCGAGTTGTAGCTCTGGCAGTCACAGTTTCATGGTGTTTCATGTTGAAGTTGATTGGAACTCGGAGGAGATCTGTAGATGTGCCTATGATCAGGTGTCCTGTCTCGATCTCAAGCTAGAGCTTTGGGTAGAtaaaccaaatttttattttttttattctattttttcttttattttgggtCCTTTTTTGTTCATAGAGATAGTGTTGTTTTGCTTCAGATGAAGCTTTATTGAATCCTTAAAAGGTGTATGCTGGAAAGCTCAGTCTGATAGAAAAGCCATCCATTTTGTTGGCTATCCAACTTGAGCTGTGTGTAGTTTGAAATGTAAATTCACAGATACAAATTTTAGTGCAGAATTCAACCCTTATTTGGTATTctttgatccttttttttttttttttttttcctgatttcTCTGCTGATAATTTACTGGaga
This DNA window, taken from Alnus glutinosa chromosome 5, dhAlnGlut1.1, whole genome shotgun sequence, encodes the following:
- the LOC133868670 gene encoding uncharacterized protein LOC133868670 → MPTLPWKKKHTGTRISRIVADLQTPPKRGGSLVVATGFPTSLIDLFVKNRDRLKKKSAKINKSNKAHLQIQPTSPPPPPTSVPDSSTVSESSTFDGDDDPTPLNEIKEVLHDRDEGAESLCADRRDPPRAVYTVVLKVFVAVLVLAMSTKRLAVGITMSAFLLIFADYVWKRSVCFLGPFGTARAALECLLQKVSQIVRIENGLLVLKSGTACEGLVAGEEIQIVEPNCDAKEEQRVGETVSMGPELELLTRDKRWGCLDNEKKAMDLEEEIYGGPVLVRGDLRSRSAKVKAKIIKKLLPKKLRNSKKDKKSRGIKEGDSSSEVSSILGDDILGRFDEQDDQQERESEHRSSMLSLLPEERCEKQVLDDGNPSLNELSPTKRDGREREGRNWWYLSLFVIVLAGLAGGRVVALAVTVSWCFMLKLIGTRRRSVDVPMIRCPVSISS